The Periophthalmus magnuspinnatus isolate fPerMag1 chromosome 17, fPerMag1.2.pri, whole genome shotgun sequence sequence CAATGGAAAAACtgcatatattttttcttaagaTGTCTAAACAATATCAATAATTTATTGTAGATGGTATATAAAGACAAACTTTTAGTATCTGATTAGATTATTgtcattataaatatatatattttttctctttgaTTCCAGTTAATAAATGATGCTGCTCATCACGTCTACGCTGACCAGCCACATTTATTCAATGAGGCagtggaaaaaatatgtaatacagTGGACTGACTGCATGTAAGTGTCTTCTTCTATTCTATGTTAAAGTACTGTTTTGTATCAGACTATACAATGATTACACTGGAATTTTATTCCAACATCacattaaaatgtctttttgtttaAAACTATTCTTTCGGGTAAGAGCATCCACATTGTTATCTTTGTTAGAATCTATTTGAACTTAATaacatatgtaatattttacaATCGTTCAATAACACATGTTTGACATGCCGCTGAGTGCTGcatttgttatatatttgttatattgtatTACTGGAATAATGACTTCAGTGTATTTTTTCTACTTATTTACCTATGTCATGCACTTAATGACCTAACCAGTAGAGGTCAGTAACGGGTCACTCTGATCAGCATGTTGCCATCACATTCACCATGCACTCTGCAATGCAATAATAGCTTTTGAGAGTTTCAGAGATGTAATAttctttgaatgtattttttttttttttttttttgaatgattGTAAAGTAAACATGTGTTAAACTTTTgttaagtaaatattttatttcattcaatgAACAATCATTTTACAAAGCTGTATATTCTCTATAATAAAGCCATTTGTTGTAGGTTTTCTGAAATTAATGTGTGTGCCAAAGTATCTATTACTACAGTAAAttaatagatttatttttgtgaaaggATGAGTTATCCATAAGCACTTTaattaaagtattttattactgcaaacaatacaaaaatacagttacataaagttacataaatattattatacTAATGGATAATTCTTTCACATTATTGAGTGCTGAGTGACTGACCAGGTAAATCTAAAAAGGACACactataaaaatgaaaaggtgAAACAGTGATGAACTATATCTTCAGTGTATGAACAATGaagatatatttaaaatacattttatggaaCAAAAACACTGCCTTTTACTTCTAACATTCaaattctataaatatacaTGGCCATGTTATACTAAACACTTTCACAGTACCCTTCATTTTTGGCAACTTGATTTTGTAAATAACAAAATTCACATAGTAAGCATAAACATAAGCTGTTATGGAAATACTCCCAAATAAAGTTTTTGCCTTCAAATATTAGTGTTAGGGTCAGTCAGTGCACAGTGGTTTCACACTTTTACAGTAAAAAGCATGTCTGCATTTGCTCTGTACACATGTGACTACAGAGCACCACATTTTCCATTCAAAGTACTTCAAGTTAAACTTAATACTGTTTGTGCTACAGATTCAATTAATCttgtgtataaaatatatacaatttatGAATTTATGTTATAGAAACTAAATATATTAACACATTGTGCATAGGTTATAAGAAATTAGCCTGCATTTGACAGTATAATACTAGTGTCGCAACAATTATTGGTCGAGGACAACAATATCAGCCACTCCATGGACCTGGGTGAGCTGTTTACAATCCAGAGATGCCACCAGCTTCCTGGGTCCAGGCTGAGAGGGGATGAAGTGCTCCGTCAGTGTCACTGTAGCGAGGCCTGCTACATCCCTGCGAACAATGAAAGAAAGTTCAAGGTTCAAGTTGATGTGGCcatagaaaaagaaataaaatgaaaagcaTAATGTCTTACCCCACAACCACCACGTGACCCTTCTGTAGACCCAGGCCCTCCACTCTGAACACCACATCCTTCAGAGTTCTTGGCAGTGGGTTGGTGAATGTGATTTTGGCTGCCATCTCCTTACCAACCACAGCATCACCCATTGGCTACATGAGGcacaaataataaatgcattagGGTATTTAATTCTATTGATATGAtattaaatgttaaaaatatgatataaatgcATACAGTGATGTTCAGGTCAGGTGTACGGAGCCTGAAGGTGGTCTGGTTAGCCAACACTTGCTGGGTTTCATTGACTCGTCCAGACAGTGTCATCATCAGAGCTGCCTGGTCCACAAGCTGGTTCTGATACTGTTGGTATGGGAGCACCCACTCAATGGTTTtctctgtaaaaaataaaataaaataaaatctttcttCTTTAAAGTGACTGTTGTGCTTCTGTATGCTTTACACCTAATGTTAATTTCTGTGGTAAACAGGACAGCCTTCTGGCTGATAAAGTGTGCCATAATTACAATGTTCTGTCCAATGAAGCTCAGTGTGAACTCACCTTCATTGGGCTGGAGCTCCACTGACATCTGCTCCTTCTTAATGGTGCCCTTGAGCACACCAGTGTAGTACATGACTGCCACCTGGCTGTGCAGCGTGGTCTGGCGTGGTTCTGAGCTCTGGTTCTTCACTACAATGCTGAGCTGAGCATCTGCTCCCATTCTGGGTCCTTCTCCGTCCATCTTGACCTCGACAGTCACGTCTTCAGCACTAGGAACAGAGTACACATCTGGCTTGCTGCCATAGCGGCTGGCTGTTTCCACTGCAATGCGTTCCTCTTCTGAACCTGAATGAGAGACAGGATAAAGAGAGCACAATTTGTTCTGTCAAAAGTCCCAGGATTTATTGACAAGGTTAAAACTATAGCACATATTTCTTCCAAATAAAACATGGTTAAGGTATAGAAATGAGCAGTTCAAAGATATACGTTAAATTAATGATAACTTCTGAAAGGTATCACAGTTTTGGAGAAAGTTGAAGAAAGTGTAATTAAAGTTACCTTCCTGGTGTTTATACAGGTTTGTGATGTCTGCACGCTCATCTGAGCCCACGGCTTTAGTGCTAATGAAGTGGCCCACTGCTTTCTTCTCACTGTAAATCTGGCTGAAGGTCCCGTCCAAATTCCTCTGCCAGTAGATCTTGTCACTGTTGACCTGAATGGAAAATATTTTTCAGCTTAACATCTAAAAATGAATGTTAATACTAAGAAgagatctctctctctcttacttctGCAAACACAAAGGGTGTGTCGTGTTTGAGGTACACTTGTCCAGTGCGAATGGCATTGACAGAGGCTGGACCGCAGCGGAAGGTGCCCTGACTGGTCTCCTGGGGAGTGGAGTCCACTGCCTGCCAGCCCCCATTTCCTGGGGGCAGGTCTGGTCTGGCCATCCAGCAGTCGTTCCACACATGGAAGTTCCTGAAATCAAGAATTATTTAAAGAATAAAATTCTGAGAAATAATTTGTATATAACTTATATACATGgaagtcaaaatgagaccgtatttatttttttctgacaatgtCGAGTGGCCCTTTTATATATATGCCACTTTTTATAGTATAAAAACTACAAGGACATGCTAATAAGGTTATAGTCTCTTCAGAAATGTTAAATGCACTAATATAGCTTCATAAACTATGACACATCCACAGATTTCATAATGCTGTTCTTTCAGCTGCATCTTTGCCACTGGTTCATTCTGTGTTCACAGACACTTAATGACACCTGGGTGTTGGAGTCAGTGAGAACAGCTCTAAATATATATTGCACTCCTACTTTTAGCATCAAACAGCAGAAAGCTATACATCTTCTTACCAAACAGAGTCTTTGTTGAGGTATTCGAGTGGTTCCAGATTTTCATCAAAATACACATCTGTGGTGAGTGACACGTCTGTATCATGAGCAGACTGAAAGTTGGTCACACTACGGGCAGGAATGCCAAGACAACgcaacactgaaaaaaacaaaacctattAAGTacacaaagcagtaacaccatCCTAATGATTGACCAAGATGccattgtattattattgtgacattcattattattactatactgATCTGGCATATATTGTACTATATTGTAGCTCTTAAATTGGCTTAATTTTTATCTAACAATTTTTACCCCTTTAACATCAGCTCCATCACACTGTCACTTTCAGTAATGGTTTCTTTGATTCAAATTGGGGGAAAAAACATCATGTGACAATGACAGTGAAATTGGTTggtcttgtatttttgtaaggAAATTATGTACTAAATCTCTTTATGATGGCCCTATTCTTTGGTCCATAGAGCATGGTGATGACTTccaacaataaaaatgtttggcCTACACAGCACAGCAGTATATTTGAAGTTATTATCCAGGCTGAATGAAAGCAACACATGCAGTagtacaagtgacaaaagtagTAGTGGAATGGCAGGAATGCAAATGTATTTTAGGTGTATATGAGCTGCTATCAGGGGAAACACTATGTGCTGGGGTCAGCGGGCTATCATGTGAGGAACACTGCCTGCATGTTCAATGAATGAAGACTACTGTTACAGCAAGCTAAATGAAAAAGGCCTGATACACTGTGGGTCAGCCAGGTTACAAATATTAAACAGACAGTGAACTCTGAACGGCTTTTGTGAAAGTCCATGCACATAACTGTTCTTTGTGTCCAATTACCCTTCACACCTTCTATATGTGCATGGTTTTAGATGCGCACCTGTTGTGGTGACCCCTGAAAAGACCCAGCATTGTCCATAACACACAGGCGTGCCATAGGATGAGTGGTATTTCTTCAGGATCTCAACACTGCTGCTCCATGCGGCAGGGGACACACCATCTGCGTAGTCCCCTGACCAGTTCCCCATCAAAACACCATAGTCGTCCTGAGCATTTATCTGTAAAGAAAATGCAGGGTTAAATGTTGTCATTGTAGTTGTACTATGTGTCACCAGTTGTATAGCTATGTATTCCTGAAATAGCTAACTGGATGCTAAGCCTGGCATTCTGTTACATTCCAAGGTGGCTAAATAACACAATGGATATTTAGAGCTGTCTATAGTTGGTGAGTAGTTGCAGTTATTTAGATCTCTTCATTTTCTGTCCCTGCGCTTTTTCCAGGCTCAGGGTCATCACAACAAATAATGCATTATTTGGCTGCAGCATATGTACAGtaaggaaaaaaatgtaaaacttaaaaaaaaatcctcaccATGGCAGATAATACTCGGACCACATTGACCGGATCACCACGACCAGAGGGAGGCATCTCACTTTTCTCCAGAATGAACAGGCAGGCTTCAAGTATCCCTTCATGAAACTGCAATGGcaaattacacacattttattatgcAAGTCTTCAATCTAACCCTACGCTCAAGGTGAATATAATAGTTCTTATTAAGCCTCATGACGAAAAATGgaaatgtctttaaaatattTGACGATATAAAGCTGTGTGAGTCATCTAATTTGCACTTTTCCAAATTACCCCCTGGCAGTCACATTACAGTAGTGAATGAGGTTAGTATTGGCAGACTCATATTTCAAGCCACATCTTGTCTTCAGAGTCAGTAGTACCTGCCCAAAATTCCACGTGCGAGCGCCGATTTGTTTCTCTGTACCATAGTAAATCCGTCCAGTATCATTGAGTACATATTCctttctctcatcctcttcatcCAGGAACACCGTGTCCTCTGTAAAGATAAGaaatatgatcagattttgaGATAAAACAAGCAGATTTGACTGTTAAAAATCAATTCCAAGTTATCTCAAGTTTAGAAAAGATTGAACAAAGTGTTAAAGATGGGAAGGTTGGGTATTTACACTGGTTGATTGTCAATTGTGTATTTTCAGGCTTTGGGAGTGACCCTGAATTTCACCTCTTTAGTGACAAAAGCACTAAGGAATGTCTTTTCTATTCAAAAAAAGAAATGGGTCCCCAAGGCCAGGAAATTGTTGAGAAACACAAGGACTCCATAGACCCTGCAGTGGGGCCTGAGGTGGTGTATTCATTTATATGTATCTGTGATGTGCACACTTTCAGCCATGCATTCAAGCTCAGTACTGACGCGAGCGCAGTAAAATATTATTCCATTACCTGTATCTCTGTGATTAAAAGTATATACGGAAATCATGGTATGCCACAAaatagaaagaagagaaagtgtcagagAGTTCACACAGAAGGGAAGTCTGAAGTTTACATTTGTtacaactgaaaaaacaaagggATGTTTTGCTTGGGAAGCTGTGGGAGGTGGGTGCGGTCAAGTCATTATTGCATCACTCAAGTTAAAAGCAAAGCAaacttatatttaatttaattccgTTTTTGGGAGTGCATATCCACCCTATGACATTTTAAGTGTTGTGTGTCAGCCCCAAGCCTGTATAAATGGCAAGAGTTGCAGAAGAAATAAGAAACATTCCTACATGTTGATGTGCTAAACAAAACTTTTTCCTGTCAAATGCCAgctaataattattatataagtCAGGTTTGTTGATGCTAAAATGCCAATTGATGCagtgctgtaacaaacaattaaaaaagaaaggTTTACAAATGTCACGTGTGATCGTTCATGTTTACACAGAGGattacagaaagaaaaacacacaccagtGATAAGAatgaagaggagggaagggagTCAAGCAGTGGTAAGAGGGCACTGCAGGGGTGGGTCTGCAGAGAGCCGATGTGGGAGGAAATACAGCTGGAAACAGTAAAACAGGGTGGAGCTCAGGTCTGCAGGATTAGCCGTTAGTGTTTTATGCAGCCATTGTGAGTTTGGGACTTATGAGAGTTCGGGAAGGATGAAAAAGATTGAGAGGGATTCAAAGAGTTTGGCTCTTTGCcaaaaaactacaataaaagaCAGACCAGTTCCTCTGCCAAATCCAAGCCAGAAGTTATTTATGTGCAAATTCACTTCTTTTAAATAACATTGCTGCACTGGTCAGCAAACAGGAAATAACATGAATAAAAGAACAACCATACATGCATGACATAAATGATCAAAATACTGCTGTGtacttgaacaataaaaacgaTTCAGCTGCATCTATGTTGGCAAAGTGCTAATTAGTAATACCAAGTGCCCCCAGACACCAGTAAGACTATAGATTGCATTTAAAGGTCTATTGTGTAGCATTTCTGGTTGTCtccattaaacatatctgtctctaAGGAGAAAGAAGGTGACTCCTCCAGACCAAGTTGCCAtccagttctgtggagaggcaaccttgttcacagtatgaatgcatgtttttcaagtttataGATGCAAGATAGActggtttaatgccagactatggaacattctaggcaatgcaataacGATTTTAACTGtaacaagaaggtggcagacccccgGTTATACAGGGCAACGGGGCAAAAATGGTCCAAATTAAATGCAATAATATAGTTACATAAGACTCGTAGTAGTTGTTTATATAGGCCTTTCTGCAGCAAACAATCTGTGTCATCTAGTAGGACTTGGGACGggcatcaaaataaaacttatgGGGTTCCAACTCCACTGACACtaatgattgattgattgattgattgattgagtgATTGAATAGCTGTTGTTTATGTTGTTCattcagaaaataaatcagGGGCTCTAAGAAGCAGGCACTGTTTAATATTGGAGAGATGTGCTGGGAAGGGAAAGGGCAAATCCATACAAAATTGATCATGAGCATCTGTATTTGTACAGAGCAAACattgataaaaacataacaatcTCACCAAAATGTTAAGGCCAGACACGAACCCCCCTCTCACTTGGGGAAACAGATATCATGCCCTGCTCAGGAATGTCAATCATTTTGGTCCAAGTCAGGAGCCAGTCCCAGGGAATCACAGCCAAAGCAGTTACATAACCCTGAGAGCTGCACTTGGGTCACGGGGCAGTGTGTGATGGACAGCAACACACTCACTGACTGGAGTTAGCATTTCTCATCCATGTGAAATATTATTCAAGAGTCCTCGCACAGATTGCATTTTATAAAGGCTTTTTCTTCCGCTAAAATTGGGAGAAAATCGTGCCAAGACTTCTCAATGTGTTTGGTAGCATTCCCTTTGTTAAAGAATACAGTTTTGGGATCTCTCTGCTGAGTCTCTTTGTTAGCTTCACTCTGCTACATCTAATCATAGTGTGCTGGAGCCAAGCCCAGATAAATGTGCATCCAATATGGAGTTTATATAAAAGCATTTTTACACACATATCATCGCCTGTTTGTCAGTAAAGATATAGAACCCAGGGCAAATAAGTGATTCATTTAGTTAgttaagttaaaggtgcactatgtaacttttctggtggagggttcaccaTCTACTTGTCTGCATACAATTGGcacagctttgcctggaatattccacagtatggcataaatctAGTTATCATGTATTAATtgaattactcaaaaatacattgaaaaacacgcAGAGTGCTcctctttccacagatctgagcttggcctggtggtgtcatctgcttatcttcatggagacagaaaCATTTTgccaaaattgtgaaaaattcaAGTCACACAtttggcagaccctccaccttaaaagttacatagtgtcctGTTAAGTCATCCTTTCATTTGGGGCAAACTGACAACAAAGTCTCATTCGGACACATTTCTACCTTGCTGATCTTACCTTCGCACCATGGATTAAACAGCATCACAATGCGCTTTGGTGAGTCGTAGGTGGTGGGCTTGTCCCCTTTGAGTGAGTTGGTGACCACAGAGAGCCCATACAGCCCTATCACTGCAGAGGCTGGAGAGTTGACTGACAGTTTGATCTTGTTCTCCGTCTGCTCCACGATTTTGGTCTCCCAGCGCTCGTCCTCCAGGTGGTCCACCAGAGGAATGATGACATGTGTGCCTTTGGACACTAGTGGCAGGCCCCCTAAATCAGAGAGGGCAGAGGTCAGTCATAAAGTCAAGTGAAAACTCCCGTAGCAGTGGCAGTTAAATTGTAACACATGCGGAGTGGCTtctgaaacttaaaaaataattagGCAGTACAAATTAGTAATCGATATGGAGGTGATACAATATTGTCAACtgtatagaaagaaagaaatatctgtgttaaagcaaaagaaaaaaaaagtgtcctcTGCACAGTGAGTGTCTTAAAAAACCTCTGAGACATCTATCGTTTTCTATTTCTACTAAAACCATTGTGAATATTTCTACTTCTGCTATCAGTATAACATGTACAACCAAcaaccatggaaacaaccacAAAATTACAACTGCTGTTTCACATGCTGTTATGAAATCTATCTCAGTAGATTTTAGTAAGAACTAGACCATTTTCATTGTATTCCTGATAGCTGGGTTTAAGTATTGATATTCACCTCTTCATTTATTACAGCCTTTCAAGGtgacagagaaaagaaaaagtgattGTGAATACCCATTgtcaaacattaaaatacagaaatgtgcAGAATAGAGCTCACAGTTATTAAAGCtagaagatatttttgagtcAATAGAAGAACTTCCTCTCACACTGCCATTCATTACTAACAACCTGTCCAGCCCACACAAAGTGAATTCAAATGAGAACTGACACACGCCTGTGCAGAGTTTGCTTTTGAGAGGAAAATTGTGACAGCGCAGCCTAGAAGTAGCACTTATCATTTTTCAATATTGAGAAGCTACTTACTAACATGGGAGTGAGTGGTTTGTTTGTGACACCGTAATTCTAGTTTATGGTGAACAGTAAGCCACAGAAGTATAACAggccaaaataaacaaagataTTTCCAGAGAGACTTTAAGCCTTATCGTCTGAAAAAATGAATTACAGACCAATTCTCTGAGCATTTCACTTGCAATTTTCTCTGTTGCGCATGAATGTATTACGTCCCCACCCTATGTGAGGAATCTGAattgtaaaaggagctgttgtaCGATGACGCCATAACTTCATAATCCCGTGTGGAGTTGTAGCTGGAGTTCTGTAAATACCAGAGGGAGGTATCTGTGCAGCGCGTCTGGAAACTATTAACACTGAGGACTGTGGCTGGAATCCAAAACTTGTGCTGCAGCTATAGCTCCACAGCAGAAGGCATTTTGACCACAATTCCCATGCAAGTTATGGGAAGGTCTATTATGTAAATGGTCCAAATGGTTTACTGTAGCAGTAGATTATTGCATTGGGATCTATCAGTATGGTTAACACGATAATATTCCCTGACCTTTACAATACTTTTTCACATCATAAGTTCATGTTGTTATTGCTAACCTCTAACCTTTTATGTAGGATTGAGGTATGTAAAGTCGACCTGGGTTAAAAACACCCAAGCTTCATCCATAACCTCCTATAACTTCCAAGTATTTAAATTTATGCCGTTTCACAAACCAGaaaactgcatttaaaacaaccttGACTCcatatttttcacattatttacCCAGAGTTATTGTATTGTGCATCTATacactaaatactaaatacctGTTTTGAGTTCTAGGTGCAGTTTGTCAGTGTCAGCGTTGTAAGGCCGGTTGAGCTCCACTTGGATCTGGAAAGTCTGTCCTCTGCGGATGAtcagctcatctccatggaacaGGTCTGTGTGATGTTCTGTCCTATTGTGATCTGTTTTAGAGCTCAGCAGGTCCACAGAGCACACGGAGAACTTAATTTCTGCAACAAGAAGTCAAGGTCAATCAGAAGTGGGATTTAGGGTCTGCATAAGGTAATTACAGTTTGGTGAATCTTATCATTAAAATGTgtccttttttcttcttttcaaaaTCCAGTTGGTCTAATAATTTAGTCTTGAGTCATACTTGAGATGAGTAAACAGTTAAATTGCATAGAATTATTATTGATCAATTAATCATAGAGTACGGCACATGGTATTATGTTTTTggtaaacccacctcttcttcctggcacataatactagctagacaggataacTAGGTAGTCCAATGAGGTTGATCTGGTTttccgttaatttattttaatagattcatttttcagaccaaggtttagtttgtttgagGAAGATCGCTGGTGAGCAGTGGAAacagtcaggtatgaaaacaaactaaaccttggtctcaaaaaatctattaaaatcagatatcttggtgttttattgtatttttcatatgtatctgtatatatgtatttattgttttgtttttgttttttgttgttgtgaagcactttggtcagctaaagttgctttaaatgtgctgtacaaataagcTTGAATTGAGATGAGTAAATGTGAGTGGAATAATTtgtcagtttgtgtgtttgaaaaAGAGTTAATCCAAATATATTGAATCTTATCATtcactactgtaacggcctgctcactggcctctccaaacgagccttaacacagctgcagtacatccagaacgctgctgctcgggtcctgactagaaccaggaagtatgagcacataagtcctgtgctcaggtctctgcactggcttcctgtagctcaaagaatagactttaaagcagctctgcttgtgtataagtctctccatggcctaagtccaaagtatatctccgacatgttagtgccatatgaaccatctcgcaatttgaggacttcagggatcggcctcctgctggtgcccagagtcaggactaaacatggggaatcagcgtttaaattttatgcagctaaaacttggaacagtcttcctgaagatgtgagacaggcctctactttgacaatgtttaaatccagactcaaaacagttctgtttagctgtgcatatgactgacaggtttttattctgcactcttctcttttaatgttgattttatgatgattatttgtgattatttatgtttgatttgtgtgattttaatgtctttcttattctgtaaagcactttgaattaccttgtgtacgaattgtgctatacaaataaacttgccttgccttgccttgccttctttGGGGAGTTGACAGTACCCATTTGTTTCAAGTGTATTGAGCAGGTTATAACAGATAAATATTATGACTCATATCAAGACATATAATCAGCGGTTTAAAGGGATAATTCTACATTACGTGAACTCTGTACTTCCTCTGTTACATGTCTATTCCTGTGGCATACCTTCCATTTCCttaatttcttctttttcaGTCTTGAGTTTTTCTGGTTCAGGGGTGACGGGGGCAGGGGGTTTGACAAACTCCACTTTATCTGTGAGGTCATATGAAGCACTGGTCTGCCTTTTGACACAACACGGACACATTTTCTTAAACCAGCGTTTGCAGCTTCCTTCCTCTGGCTTCTTCTCCTGTTTTTGGATGGTCAGTTCCACACGGGTAGGGGGTGCCGCTCCGGGAAACCTACCCACTTCTGACATGCTCCTTACTGATAGACGCTCTCCTGGCATCCTGTGCAAACATACAACAAAAGTCCTTTGAATGAGTTGATGTATGATGTGTGCGTTATGGCTTGTGCTTCTGTCCCTGCAGCTAAATGGTTTAATAAAATCTTTTGGCATTTAAACCACTATACATGTTATAGCTTGAGAGTGATGCCAGCGGTTGGCTTTTTCACCGTCTGTATGCCATGCAAGTAGCTGTCCAAAGAGTACTCACCCAAAGTTACACCTAAGGTTCCAGAAAAAAGGCAGAACTTAACCTTTTGCCCATTCAAAATACCCCACTTCCTCTTATTTCACCACATTTAGCTATAACGAAAGCaacaattttttttctattacttGCTCCCACAATTACCACATTCCTGACTTGCACTCGACTGGGTCAGCAGTCCCAGAATGCTTTCTCAAAGCATTCTGGATATTTTGCCTTTCACCCTTGTAAGATGTATtgaaaaaaaagctcaaaacgtGGGGTCAAATCTGACAACACAATTTAAATATAGATTGAAAATTGTGTGTTGGCCATTCTGAAGATACTAATTCTCACTTAATTGTATAGTCATAAataaattacacacacacacacactttccacTAAAAGGCCACTGTTTAGGTGGCACACACtattaaatgttcattaaaacaacattaaagtACCATAAAGAGTGGTATTAAACATCCTGCTGAAGAACCTGGAGATGCTGAACACACTCAGCTTAGGTTTTATTGTGCAATTGTTCTAAGTTTCAGCAAGCTTTTGGAAGGTGTGATGTGATTTAGCATGAACTGGTATGCACTCATTAGAAGGTGTGAGGTGAGGTGAGACAAGTTAAGATCAGTCTTTTTGCTGTAAAGTGAAATGTGAGAAGTATTGTGCTCAGTGTATCAATCCAAACAGCTGACGGGGATAACCAAACCCTTAATTTATTCACTGGAGTGGAGATGAAATTCCTTATATGCAAATAGTTTTGGATCTAGAACTAATAGTTGTTATGTCACAATGGAGTAGCTGTATCTGTTGCATCAACACTTCACTCCACACTACTCCAGGGTGAC is a genomic window containing:
- the tgm1l1 gene encoding protein-glutamine gamma-glutamyltransferase K: MPGERLSVRSMSEVGRFPGAAPPTRVELTIQKQEKKPEEGSCKRWFKKMCPCCVKRQTSASYDLTDKVEFVKPPAPVTPEPEKLKTEKEEIKEMEEIKFSVCSVDLLSSKTDHNRTEHHTDLFHGDELIIRRGQTFQIQVELNRPYNADTDKLHLELKTGGLPLVSKGTHVIIPLVDHLEDERWETKIVEQTENKIKLSVNSPASAVIGLYGLSVVTNSLKGDKPTTYDSPKRIVMLFNPWCEEDTVFLDEEDERKEYVLNDTGRIYYGTEKQIGARTWNFGQFHEGILEACLFILEKSEMPPSGRGDPVNVVRVLSAMINAQDDYGVLMGNWSGDYADGVSPAAWSSSVEILKKYHSSYGTPVCYGQCWVFSGVTTTVLRCLGIPARSVTNFQSAHDTDVSLTTDVYFDENLEPLEYLNKDSVWNFHVWNDCWMARPDLPPGNGGWQAVDSTPQETSQGTFRCGPASVNAIRTGQVYLKHDTPFVFAEVNSDKIYWQRNLDGTFSQIYSEKKAVGHFISTKAVGSDERADITNLYKHQEGSEEERIAVETASRYGSKPDVYSVPSAEDVTVEVKMDGEGPRMGADAQLSIVVKNQSSEPRQTTLHSQVAVMYYTGVLKGTIKKEQMSVELQPNEEKTIEWVLPYQQYQNQLVDQAALMMTLSGRVNETQQVLANQTTFRLRTPDLNITPMGDAVVGKEMAAKITFTNPLPRTLKDVVFRVEGLGLQKGHVVVVGDVAGLATVTLTEHFIPSQPGPRKLVASLDCKQLTQVHGVADIVVLDQ